The genomic stretch GGGGTGGCCGTCGGTGGCGGCTCGACCGCCGCCCTGGTCGCCGCCGACGTGTTCCTCACGCGACCCGGCATCGGCGCGCTCGTCGAGACCCTCGACGGCGCCGGGCAGGCCATGCAGACGGTCCGCCGGCTTCTCGCGCTCTCGCTCGCCTACAACGTCCTGGGCGCCTCCGCGGCCCTCGCCGGCCTGGTGACGCCGCTCGTCGCCGCCGCCGCGATGCCGGTCTCGTCGCTCGCCGTCGTCGGGCTCGCCCTCACCCAGCCGTCCTTCCGGCGCCGCCGACCGTGAACGTCCTCTACGTCCTCGTCCCCCTCGCCCTCGGCCTCGCGCTCGCCGCCGTGGCCGCCTTCCGCTGGGCCGTCCGCGACGGCCAGTTCGACGATGTCGAAACGCCCGCCCTCCGCATCCTCCTCGACGACCTCTCCGACCCCGATGACTGACGCTTCTGCCCGCGCCGCCTCCGCGCGCCCCGTCCCGACCGCGCCCGTCGACGGCGCCGTCGCGCCCCTCGACGCCGTCGTGTTTCGGTGGACCGCGCCGCCCGGCACCCGCGTGTTCGACCTCCGCGTGGCCACCGCTGCGGCGCCCTCCGACGCCCTCTTCGAAGTGACCGGCCTCCCCTCGACCGAGGCGACGCTGGCCGGCGCCTTGCCCGCGGGCGACCTGCTGTGGTGGGTCCGCCAGGAGGGCGGCGCCTGGAGTGCCCCGGCGCGCTTCCACGCAGGAACGCAGGCCGATGTCGAGATCGCCCACCGCGCCGAAGCGGAGGCCGCCGCGCGCCGTCGCGCGTCCGAGCGAGCCGCCCAGGCGTCCGACATCCCGGACGCGCCCCCGCCCGCCCCGGTCTGGCCCTACGCCACCGGCGACGCCCTCGACGGCGCGCCCGAGGTGGACTGGGCGCGCGTGCCCGGCTTCGGCGCCCCGGCGCGCGCGGCGCTCCCCCGCGCCGGTGCCGCCGCCCCCACCCTGCTCGGTCCGCTGGGCGGGGAGGTGGCCGACGCCGGGACCGTGGCCCTCCGCTGGACCAGCGTGCCCGGCGCCGACCGCTACGAGGTGGAACTGTCGCCTCGGACCCGCTTCGACGCCGACGTGCTGACGCTCGACGCGGGGGGCGCGACCGAGCTGGTGCTGCCGGGCGTGGTCCCGGCCGCCGGGCACAAGATGCTCTGGCGCGTCCGCGCGCACGTCGGCAGAGGCGCGACGGCATGGAGCCGCTACGGCCGCTTCTACCCCGCCGACGCCGACACGGCGGAGCGCTTCTCGCTGGCGATGGACCGTGCGCGCACCGCGCAGCGACTCCAACGCGACCATGCCCGGCGCGTGCAGCAACGGGAGATGGACCTGATCCCGCTCCACGAGCGCCCGGACGCGGTGACCTCGCAGGCGATGGTGACCGCGATCCTGGCGATGGTGGTGTCGAGCGGCCTGCTGATCGCCCTCGCCGCCGTGTTCGCCGCCGTCTGGCTGTAGAGTCGCGCGTCGGACGTGTCCCGGCGCTCCCGCTACGGCGTCGGGAGGCAGACCTCGACGCCGTGGTGGGCCGCCGCAGGCCCCGGCGTGAGGGCCGACGCCCCGCGCGCGACGGTCAGCACGCCGATGGCGACGACGAGCACGCCCGCGAGCTGCTGCATCCTGCGGCGGCTGGTCGGACGGAGGCGCCCGCTGAGGACGCCCGCCAGCGCCAGCGCGGGGACCGTCCCGAGCCCGAACACAGCCATCGTGAGCGCCCCCGTGGCCGCCCCGCCCGTGGTCGCGGCGACGGCCAGCATGCCATAGACGAGGCCGCACGGCAAGAGCCCGTTCACCATGCCGAGAGCGACCAGCGCCCCCCGCCTCGGCGACGCCAGGAGCCGGGCGATGACGGACGACAGCCGCGCGGCCAGCCGTCCGCCAGGGGCCGTGCCGCGCGCCCACCCGACGCCGCACAGGCCCAGCCCGAGCCCGACCATCGCGGCGCCGAGGCCGACGCTCACCACCCCGCCGAAGGCGCCGAACAGATCCGCCAGCGACGCGCCGAAGGCGCCCGCCAGCGCGCCGAAGAGGGCGTAGGTGGCCGTCTTCCCACCGAAGTAAGCGGCCTGCCGGGCGGCGACCTCACGCCGGGCGCCCGCGCCGAGCCACACCACGAACCCGCCGCACATCCCGACGCAGTGGGCGCTGCCCAGGAGGCCAGCGGCGAAGACGGCGGCGAGGTCGAGGGGGGTCATGGACGACACGGACAGGGGGTACCGCACGAGGCTACGCGCCCGGACTCGGCGCCTCCGACGGCAGGCCCCGCCATGCCGTGTAGGGGTCCGCCCGGCACCGGCCGCCGAGACGGCCGGGCGCGGCCTCCGGGCCGACGCGGTCGCCGCACGCGCCCGGAGACCGCTAGCCTGTCCCCCACCTACCGCCCCCCTCCCATGCCCGACCTCCACCGCGACGCCCCCGCCCCTTCCGACCTCGACGCGCTCCTCGAGGTCGCCGTCCGCGCTCCGAGCCTCCTCAACTCCCAACCCTGGCGCTTCGTCGTCTCAGGCACCGGCGTGCTGCTCTTCGCCGACCGCGAGCGTCAGCTTTCCGCACTCGACCCGGACGGCCGCGAGTTGACGATGAGCTGCGGCGCGGCGCTCTACTACCTCCGCGTCGCGGCCCGGCACGCGGGCTGGGCGCCCGGCGTCCTCCCCTTCCCCAGTGGCGACGCGGACCTGCTCGCGGCCGTCACCTTCGAACCCACCGCTCCGCCGTCGGCCGACGACCGGCACTACCGGGCACTCTTCGCGCGCCACACGAACCGTCGTCCCTTCGCCGACGCGCCGGTCCCCCTCCCGGTCCTGGTCGAGCTGGCGCAGGCCGCCGCCGCCGAAGGCGCCTCGCTGGCCATCCTGGACACGCAGGACGAGAAAGATGCCCTGGCCGACCTCGTCCGCGACGGCGTGCTGACGCAGGGCAGCGACCGAGAGGTGACCGCCGACATCGAGCGCTGGCTGCGCCCGGACGGCGACCCGCGCCCCGACGGCGTCCGCGACGGCGTCCAGGGGATCTGGGACCGCCACGCCGCCATGCGGACCCCGCCCTCGTCGGTGGCCGCCTACAAGAGCCGACTCATCCGCGAGACCCCCGCCGCGCTCGTGCTCACCACGGACGGCGACACCGAGGCGGACTGGCTGGCGGCGGGACAGGCGCTCGCACGCGTCCTCGTGACCGCCGCCGACCACGGGCTCGCGGCGTCGTACGCCAACGAACCGGTCGAGGTGGATGCCCTCCGCTCCCGGGTCAGCAGCCTCGTCGGCGGGCAGGTGTCACAGGCCGTCTTCCGGGTCGGCGCCCCGCAGGTGGAGCCCGCGACCAGCCGCCGCGGCGTCCGCGACGTGGTGGACCATCTCGGCGACGACGCGTAGCCTCTCGCGAGTGGCAGTCAGCGCCCGGCGCCTTCGCCCTCGACCCAGGTCACGGCGTGCTTCATCAGCTCGGTGCCGTTGGCGAGCCCCAGCTTGGTCTTGATCCGCGAGCGGTAGCTCTCGACCGTCTTGACGGAGAGGTGGAGGCGCTCCGATATCTCGCGCGTCGGGATGCCGCGGCCGGTCATCTCGAACACCTCCAACTCGCGGTCCGAGAGCACCTCCAGCGGCGTCTGGGTGGCATCCTTGACGCCTGCGGCGGCGCCGAAGAGCAGCTTGTCCTTGAGGTCCTCGGAGAGGTGGATGCCCCCGCGGAGCACGCGGCGGACGGCCGTCACGATCTGGTCGCCCGCGGCCAGCTTCGAGACGTACCCCCGCGCCCCGGCCCGGACGGCGCGCTCGGCGTAGAGGTCCTCGTCGTGACGCGAGACGACGAGCACGGGCAGGTCCGGGTGGAGCGCGAGGAGGTTCTTCATCAGCTCCAGGCCGTTCATGCCGGGCAGCGAGATGTCGGTCACCACGAGGTCCGGCGCGACCGCGTCGAAGGTGGCGAGCGCCTCCTCGGCGTCACTGGCCTGCCCGGCGACCTCGAAGTCGGGCTCGGCGTCGAGCGTCATGGCGATGCCCTGGCGCAGAAGGGGGTGGTCGTCGACGAGAAGGATGCGGGTCATGAGGGGGAGGCGTAGGAGTGGAAGCCGGGGCCGCGCAGCGGGACGGTGCAGGTCACGACGGTTCCGCCCTCCGCCCCCGGGCGGATGTCGAGGGCGCCGCCCGCGAGACGAGCGCGGTAGTGCATGATGCGGAGGCCCATGCCCCGGGCGTCGGTCGGCCGGATGGGGGCAGAGAGGCTCGCCTCGGCAGCGGCCTCGGGCGAGGCGTCGGGCGGCCGGGCGGAGGGTGCGAAGCCCGAGCCGTCGTCCTCGACCCGGAGGCGGAGCTGGGTCGTGCCACGGACGAGGACCACGCGGACGTGGGCGGCGCGGCCATGCTGGACGGCATTCGAGATGGCCTCCTGCGCGATCCAGAACAGGTTGGTGGCGGCGTCGGCGTGGAGCGCGCTCGCCTCGGCAGGCCCAGAGCCCGTCGTCTCGGCCGTCACCGCGGCGCCGTAGAGCGACGCCGCGCGTCGGGCGAGGCGGCCGAGGGCCGCCTCCAGGCCGTTCTGCTCCAGTTCGACCGGCACCAGCGAGCGCGCCAGCCCGCGCGCGTCGGCGTCCGCATCGGCGACGAGGCCGACGAGGCGGTGCGCCTCGGCCGCGTGCTCGGAGTCGTCGGCGTCGAGGTTCTTGGCGAGCCCGCGCAGGAACAGGCCGATGGCGGTCAGCTGCTGGCCCAGTCCGTCGTGGAGGTCCTGCCCGATGCGGCGGCGCTCGGCCTCGGCCACGCGGAGCACCTCGCGCTCCAGCAGCCGCCGTTCCGAGATGTCGCGCACGATGCCCGTGAACACGACGCCGCCGCCGTGCAGCGGCACCTCGCTCACGGCCAGGTCCATCGGGAACGTCGCGCCCGACTTGCGCCGCCCCACCACCTCGCGCCCGATGCCGATGATGCGCCGGACGCCGGACTCGCGGTAGTTCTCCATGTACCCGTCGTGCTCCGAGTGGAACGGCTCCGGCATGAGCACGGTCACGTTCCGCCCGATCACCTCGTCGGGGGCGTAGCCGAAGATCCGCTCGGCACCGGCGTTGAACGTCTCGATGCGGCCCCGCGTGTCGATCGTGATGACGCCGTCGACCGTCGTCTCGAACACCGACAGCGCGCGGGCGCGGCTCTCTTCGAGGGCGTGGCGCGTGTCGTCCAGGGCGAAGCGGGCATGCAGAGCCCCGGCGGCGGCGCGCAGGAACGCCCACGCCTCGGGCGGGAACGCGTCGGCCTCGGGCGACAGCGCCGCCAGCAGCGCGAACGGCCGGTGCTCCGTCCCGACGCGGACCACGAGGCCCCCGCCGACACCCGCTGCCGCCAGCGCGGGGGGCACCGGCCGGAGTTCGACGCAGGTGGCTCGGTCGAGCGCCTCTCGCAGCACGCCCTCGACCGGGACCGGGCCGGGCGGCGCCTCCCACCCCGCCACCACCGACGCCCGGAGCGCCTCGGGCTCCTCGTCGTCGAACGCAAACAGGGCGGCACCTGCGCCGAGCGCGTCGGCGATGATGGCGGCCTCCGAGCGGCCGGTCGCGTCGACAGACCCGAACCCGGCCTGACCGAGCTCTCGCAGGGCGAGCTCGGCCAGCGGCGCGGCTAGGTCGGGAGGGAGGGTCCGGGTCACGGCATGGCAGGAAGGGGATGCAAGCTAGGCCCCCCGGCAGTCGGGCTCACGCGACCACGGGCGTCCGCACGGAACGGACGGTCACCCGCTCCCGGGCGCCGTTCGCACCGACCACGTCGAACGTCCACGGCCCCGGAGCCTCCGGGTCGCTCACCCCCTCCGCGGCCCAGGCGCCCGCCTCCGACCGGACCGCGAACGGGCGGACGACGTGGTGCTCGCCCCCCGTCACAGCGATGTCGAGCGTGTCCGCCCGCGGGTCGTACGTCATGCCGACGAACGGGGCGGCGCGGAAGACCGGCCCCACAGCGTCGGACGAGACGACGTCGACCGACACCTCGTGCGGCGACGCCGCGGCATGGCGCGAGAGAGCGTCGAACAGGTCGGGCCAGTCCTCGCGGGGCACGGCCGGCGCCGACGGGCGATCGGGACGGATGAGCGAGCGGGCGCCCATGCGGAGCGTCAGCACGGGACAGGAGGCCTCGCGCACCACGTCCTCGGCGACGCTTCCCAGCAGCCAGCGGCTGAGCCCGCGCCGCCCGTGGCTGGCCTGGACGACGAGCCCGGCGGACAGCGCGTGGGCGGCGGTCACGATCTCGTGAGCCGCGTCCCCGTAGCGCACCGCCGTCTCGATCGGGACGCGCTCGGCGAAGGGAGCGACCCAGGTGTCGAGCGTGGCCTCGACGCCCTCCGCCAGGTCCCGCGTGTCGAGCGGCGGCAGCGCCATCATGTAGGGCACCGGCACGTCGATCGGTTCGATCACGTGCAGCGCCACCCCATGCGTGCCGAGCGCCTCCGCCAGGGCCGCCGCGGTCTCCAGGCTCACATCCGACGCCGAGTCGAACGCGAGCGGCGCGAGCACCGGCCCCACCGCGGCTCCCGCGGCGCGCGGACTCACGGTCAGCACCGGGCACGGGGCCCGCCGGAGCACAGACTCGACCGTCGAGCCGAGGGTGAGCCGGTCGATCCCGGTCCGCCCGTGCGTGCCCATGACCAGCAGGTCGGCGCCGATCTCCTCGGCGTACGCCAGGATCGCGTCGGCGGGCATGGGGAAGCGGCGACGGACCTGGACGACACCGTCCGCCTCGATGCGCGGGGCGGCGGAGGCGGGCGCCACGCTCCCGGTCGCCGCCGCATCCACCCGGAGGACGTGCAGGGTAGCGCCGTGGCGCGTCGCGAAACGCTCGGCCAGGGGCCGGGCCGCCTCGGCCGCGGACGAGTCGTCGGTGGGGAAGAGAACCGTCTGGACGTGCAGCATGGGAGGAGGGAGTTGAGGGTTAGAACGGGAGCGGCGGCGCCGTCGCCGCGACCGGTCGGGGCGAAGACCGAAGCGACGCGGCCTCCTGGAGCGTCAGCACGGGGCAGGGCGCCCGACGGATCACGGCCTCGGAGACGCTGCCGATCAGGCGCGCGAGCCCGGTGCGGCCGTGGGTGCCGAGGACCACGGCCCCGGCGCCGCGCTCACTGGCCAGCGCGGCCACCAGCCGACCGGGTGCGCCGAGCCCGACGTGGAGCGCAGCCGGGGAGCACACCGTCGCCGCGAACCGCTCCAGGCGCTCGCGCACGGCGGCCCCCTGCTCCGGGTCGAAGTCGACCAGCGACAGGATGTGAGGCGCCAGCCCCGGGTACGGCCCGGCGTCGCGGACGACGTGGACCACCTCGACCGGCGCTCCGGTCGCCTCGGCGAGCACGCAGCCCGCCGCCAGCGCCCCCCGGCTGCGCTCCGAGAAGTCGACGCCCACCAGCACGGGCGCCTCGGGCCCCGGTCCGTCGACGGCGCCGCGCTCGGGGACGGTCAGCACCGGGCAGGGGGCGCTCGCCACGAGCGCCTCGGCGACGCTGCCGAGCAGCGCCCTCGACAGCCCCGACCGACCGTGCGTGCCGACGACCAGCAGGTCCGGATTGACGGCGCCGAGGTAGCGCAGCACAGCCGCGTGGACCGACACGTCGCGGACCACGGCCACTGTCGGCTCGAGGCGGTCCAGACCGTCAGCATCGCGGAGCCCCAGCGTCTCCATCGCGAAGCGCTCGACGCGGACGCGGAGCGCGCTCGCGGGCACGGCGTCGGGTGCGGCGCCATCACCCGACGCGTGGAACAGCACGTCGGCGTGGAGCAGGTGGAGGACGGCCCCCGACCGGCGGGCGAGGTCGGCCGCACGCACGAGCGCGACGGCAGCGCCGGGAGAGAAGTCGATGGCGGCGACGACGGTGCGGAGAGACAGCATGACAGGGAGGGGCTACAGAGCGAGGGGGGCGTCGGCGGCACGGAGCGCCCACCAGTGGCCCACCTCCGGGATCGTGTCGATCCGCGTGCCGACGCTGCGGAACCAGCCCTCCAGGCGGCCGTCGTCGGACAGGGTGCCGCGGAACTCGGTCTCCAGCGGAAGGCCCCACGCGGGGTCGTCGTAGCGGACGAGCGTGCCGCGCACCGTCCGGTCCTCGACGGTCACGTGGTGGACGGCCAGCGGGACGGGCGCGGGCATCGGGTCGTCGGCGGTCGGGCGCGGCACCATCAGCACGAGCGCGCGGACGGAGTCGGCGGTCGCGGCGAGGCGGAACACCACGGTGCCCTGCCGCCCGCTGTCCTCGCCGACGTAGCCGCCCGCCCACTCTCCGACGAACGCCGCAAGGTCGGCCGGGTCGGCGGTGACGGGGGCGGCCGTCTGGGCCGCGCCGCCCGCTGAGGTGGCGAGGAAGCAGGCCGCGAGGAGGAGGAGACGCATGGTGTGGAGGGCGGTGGGTCTCCCCAGGTTCGCCCGCTCCAGGCCCCCGTCCTGCCAGCCGCCTGCGGGTGCACGGGGCGTGCGTCCCCCCGCCACCGTGCGGGGGAGACCCCTACACGCTCACCCTCCCCCTCACTCGATGTCGTTCTCGAACCAGCTGATGCCGCGCCCCATCGCAGGCCCGGCCTTCGTGTCGATCCGGTCGCGGAGGCGCTTCGAGAACGCCTCGGCGGGGTCGTTGCCGTAGTGCCGCAGGAGGTGGTTCATCGCGATCACCTCGCAGATGACGGTCACGTTCTTGCCCGGCGTGATGGGCAGCTTCACGAGCGGCAGGTCGACGCCCAGGATCGACCGCATCTCGGTCACCATCCCGATCCGCGTGTACTCCTCGTCCTCGTCCCACGGGTGGATGCTCACCACCAGTTCGATCCGCTTCTGGAACCGGATCGCGCGGACGCCGAACATGGCGCGCACGTCGATGATGCCCAGCCCGCGGATCTCCATGAAGTGCTCCGCGAGCGTCGTCCCGGCGCCCATCACCACACTGTCGCCCTTGCGCGTCGCCATCACCACGTCGTCGGCCACGAGGCGGTGGCCGCGCTCGACGAGGTCGAGGGCCATCTCGGACTTGCCGATGCCCGCCGGGCCGGTCAGCAAGAGCCCCACCCCGTACACGTCCACCAGCGAGCCGTGGACGGTGAGTTGCTCGGCGAAGTGGTCCTCCAGCACGTCGCGCAGGAGCCCCATGAAGGGGACCGTCGGGTCGGGCGTCTGGAACAGCGGCACGCCGTGCTCGGCGGCGAGCGCTTCGAGCGCGTCCGGGAGCCGGTTGCCTGCCGTCAGCACGATGGCGGGCGGGTCGAAGGACAGCAGGAGGCCGAACGCCTCAGCCGCCTGCTCCGGGGAGAGCCACATCAGGTAGCGGCACTCGGTGTTGCCGAGGATCTGGACGCGGCGGTGCTCGAAGTGCTCCGTGTAGCCCGCCAGCACCAGCCCCGGCCGGTGGACGTGGCGGACGGTCACCTCGCGACCCTCCGGGGGGCCGCCCCCGATCGCCTCGATGGCGATGCCGACGCGGTCGCGGAGGCGCTCGACGAGCGCGGGCAGCGCGATCGACTCGTGGCGGAACGGGGCAGGTGGGCGCATGGGGAGTGGAGCGTGAGGCGTGGCGTCCCACGCCCCGGCCGGCTCAGGGGACTTCGACGGCCGAGAGGACGCGGCGGACGATCTGCTCGGAGGTCACGTCCTCCGCCTCGGCCTCGTAGGTGACGGCCACGCGGTGACGCAGCACGTCGAGCGCGATGGCGCGGACGTCGTCGGGCGTGGCGTAGGCGCGGCCCTGGAGGAAGGCGTGGGCGCGGGCGGCGAGCGCGAGCGCGATGGACGCGCGCGGGCTGGCGCCGTAGGCCACGAGCCCCCGCAGGTCCGACAGCTTGTATTTCTGCGGCTCCCGCGTCGCCAGCACCAGGTCCACGATGTACTCCTCGACGCGCGCGTCCAAGTAGATCTCGCCGACGACGGCGCGGGCGGACAGGATCTGGGCGGGCGTGACCACCGGCGCCACGGCCGGGAGCGCCGTCCCGTGCGACATCCGACGCATGATCTCGATCTCCTCCTCGCGCGACGGGTAGCCGACGACCACCTTCAGCATGAAGCGGTCCACCTGGGCCTCGGGCAGCGGGTAGGTCCCCTCTTGCTCGATCGGGTTCTGGGTGGCGAGCACGAGGAACGGCCGCGGCAGCGGGTAGGTCGTCTCGCCGATGGTGACCTGCCGCTCCTGCATCGCCTCCAGCAGCGCGCTCTGGACCTTCGCGGGCGCGCGGTTGACCTCGTCGGCCAGGATGACGTTGGCGAAGATGGGGCCCTTCTTGACCTGGAAGCTGGCGTCCGCCTGGTTGTAGATGAGCGTGCCCAGCAGGTCGGCCGGGAGGAGGTCCGGTGTGAACTGGATGCGCTGGAAGCGCGCGTCGATGGCCTTCGCGAGCGTCGAGACGGTGAGCGTCTTGGCGAGGCCGGGGACGCCCTCCAGCAGCACGTGGCCGCCGGTCAGCATCCCGATCAGCAGCCGCTCGACCATGTGGGCCTGCCCGACGACCACGCGGCCGACGGACTCCAGCAGCGCGGGCACGAAGCGGGCCTGCTCGGCGACGCGGGCGGTGAGAGCGCCGAGGTCGGGGGTGGCCGCCTCGGGCGGCTGCGGGGCGGGGACGGTGGGGTCGGGGGGGAGCATGCCTGCGCGGTGGGGGGCGGCGGAACGGGCGGCCGTCGGCCGGTCGTGCGGAGGATACGCAGGGGCGCGGTGGGTCAGTGCGTCGGTGCGTCAGTCAGCGGCTCCACCTTGGCACCGAGGCGGGCCGACTCGCTCTGCCCGTTCCTCGTCCCGCGTTCCCCGTTCCGCGAGCGCCAGCGAGCCCTACCGCACCACCGTCACCCGCCGCACCTGCGCCTCGGCCCCCGCCACCACGCGGACGAGGTACACGCCCGGCGCCAGCCCCGCCGTCGGCCAGCGGACCTCGTGGGCGCCCGCCTCGGTGTCGCCCTCGGCCAGCACGCCCACCTCGCGGCCCAGCACATCGTAGGCCGCCAGACGCACCGGGCCGTCCCGGGGCACCACGAACGGGACCGTGATCGTGCCGCGCGACGGGTTCGGGTACGGCGCGTCGAGCGCCAGCGCCTCCGGCGGCGCGACCTCCAGCCGGACCGTGTGCGTGGCGACGACGGCCTCCCCGTCGCGGACCTCGACGACGACCTCGCCGACCTCGCCGACCGGGGCGGTCCGCGCCACGTCGAAGGCGAGCCGGGCGACGGGCTCGGGCTCATCGTCGAGGCGGACCGCGTCGGCGACGGACTGGGCGAAGGTGAGCCATGCGGGCGCCTCGGCGACGGCGACGGTCAGCCCGGCGCCCGCCTCCCCGGCGACGGCCAGTTCGAGGGCGTTGTCGTGCGAGGCGAACGGGACGGCGTGGGGGGCCGGAGCCTGCGCCGAGGCGGACAGGGTGAGGAGCGCGATCAGGACAAGCCGCATGGTGTCTGGGATAGGGAGCTACAGGCCCTGGTCCGGGAGCCCGGCGAAGTCGAGAATCGCCGTCCGGATCGCCTCTCGGAGAGGGACGCCCTCGTAGGTCGAGTAGCGCTCGCGCTGCCACGGGGTCAGACGCGCGACCCGCTCCCCGGCCCATCGATCGATCCCGGCGTAGACCGCGACGGGCTCACGGGCGGCCAGCGCGGCAAGGGCCTCCGCCGCTTGGGTCGGTGTCCGCCCAACGGCTACGCTTCCAGGGACCTGAGGCCCGAAGTACGGATGAGAGGACGACCCACTTTCTTGGGGGAGGATGAACGAGTCCGCATGGGAGGCCATCTCGTAAGTCGCTTGATCGAGAGGCAGCCCCTCCCAACGTGCCTGGTACCGAAGGCCCGTCTCATACGCCGAGACGGCCACCTGAAGCGTCGGACATCCCCAGCCCAAGGCACGAATTCTGGGCAGCATCGATGAGTCGGGCCGTACGGAGGCAGTCATGATTGCCTGTCTCAACGTAAGTCCGAGGTGACGCCATGCCGGAGTGAGTGAGTCGCTGCAACCCTCTGCTGTTCGCCGACTCTCAGCGTAATCCACTAAAGCTTCGGGCGGGACGCCGACCCGGATCATAGCAAGAAAGGCCTGCGCCGAGAAGCCCCAGTATGCAGTAAGTCGATAGGCATCCACAATACTCCACAACTCGGCGACTGCGAAAGTATCCCTCTCTATCGATGTACGCTCAAGAACCGTCATGACGTCTCCGTTTGAGAGCTCACCGCGGCGCACTAGATCAAGACTAGCCTGTAGCGAGAGGTCGACGAGGGCTGGTTGTCGCTCCTCACTAAGGGCCATCTCTGCGGGAAGAGGGGCCTTGGGTGGCGAGGGAGCTCCAGGTTGAGCTACGGCAGGGGCACAAATCAGGCAGAGAAGAAGGGTGGACGACTTCATAGGATCGGTGCTGAAAATCGGTTCGGGGCTGCTGACTAAAGACTCTGCCGTACTCTCAGAAGGCGGGGCTCGCGCGGCACAGTTGAGGCAGGCAGGGTTTCGAAAACGTGCCGAGAGCGCATCTGTAGTGCCTGAACGTCAAGGAATCGCTTTGATTCTCCATACCCCTCGATACTGTTCGGCGGGGAGCCACACTTGAGAAAGTTGGTGGCTCGTGCCGAGTGTCTATTCCACTCCGCACAGTCTGCCACCGGCGGAGTAGGACCAGGCTCTGTTCCTGCTATCAATACGTGGCCTGCTTCGTGCCCTAGCACGAAGGGGAGATCGTCGGGGGCGTTTGCTGCCACAGGCTCGACGACTACCGTGTTCACCGGAGAGAGTTCGTCAGGCCGCAGTTCTCCAGAGACGTAAGAACTGGCTTGGCCCCAAATCGCGCCAGGAGACGATCCAGGAGGGCCTGTCCAGAGACTGCTTCCCCTCGCCACTACGATATCGAGAGACTCAACTGCATTTCCAGCTCTAGCATTCATTCGGAGTATATCAATAAATTCAACATATAGATGGTTGTATGGAATAGATACAGTAGCCAGGCTCAATTCACTAGAAGACATAAACGAATGGACCAAAATGGTTTTACCCTTAGCAACAAGAACCATCAATTCACCAGAGCTTGCCCAGAGATGTGCCGTGTTACCGTATGCCCAATCTTCATCTCCTGCGACGGCGATTGCGATCTCTCTACGAAATAGCAAAGCTATAGTTTCAATGCTCATACCTACACTATATTCGTATGACACGTTAAATGGGCCTATATGAGACCCATCCGTATTCACTATATCAAATGAGATACCTATCGATTCTTGATTTGATGACACCCAAGAGCTTCCAGATGAAGCCCCAGAGAATGGCGAGATAGAAAATACGTTCTGCACCTCACTGTACTCGACAGGAGGCCCCATCTGACGAAACTCGATAGCAACCTGGGCATAATCTTCGCTCAGACGCATTGTGCTTACACTAGCATCTGCAATTCCCCCTGGGAGAGTTGCCCACCGAACGTTGACGAGGGCAGGCGTGTCCGGGTCTGT from Rubrivirga sp. SAORIC476 encodes the following:
- the hprK gene encoding HPr(Ser) kinase/phosphatase; translation: MRPPAPFRHESIALPALVERLRDRVGIAIEAIGGGPPEGREVTVRHVHRPGLVLAGYTEHFEHRRVQILGNTECRYLMWLSPEQAAEAFGLLLSFDPPAIVLTAGNRLPDALEALAAEHGVPLFQTPDPTVPFMGLLRDVLEDHFAEQLTVHGSLVDVYGVGLLLTGPAGIGKSEMALDLVERGHRLVADDVVMATRKGDSVVMGAGTTLAEHFMEIRGLGIIDVRAMFGVRAIRFQKRIELVVSIHPWDEDEEYTRIGMVTEMRSILGVDLPLVKLPITPGKNVTVICEVIAMNHLLRHYGNDPAEAFSKRLRDRIDTKAGPAMGRGISWFENDIE
- a CDS encoding MoxR family ATPase, with protein sequence MLPPDPTVPAPQPPEAATPDLGALTARVAEQARFVPALLESVGRVVVGQAHMVERLLIGMLTGGHVLLEGVPGLAKTLTVSTLAKAIDARFQRIQFTPDLLPADLLGTLIYNQADASFQVKKGPIFANVILADEVNRAPAKVQSALLEAMQERQVTIGETTYPLPRPFLVLATQNPIEQEGTYPLPEAQVDRFMLKVVVGYPSREEEIEIMRRMSHGTALPAVAPVVTPAQILSARAVVGEIYLDARVEEYIVDLVLATREPQKYKLSDLRGLVAYGASPRASIALALAARAHAFLQGRAYATPDDVRAIALDVLRHRVAVTYEAEAEDVTSEQIVRRVLSAVEVP
- a CDS encoding T9SS type A sorting domain-containing protein, whose translation is MRLVLIALLTLSASAQAPAPHAVPFASHDNALELAVAGEAGAGLTVAVAEAPAWLTFAQSVADAVRLDDEPEPVARLAFDVARTAPVGEVGEVVVEVRDGEAVVATHTVRLEVAPPEALALDAPYPNPSRGTITVPFVVPRDGPVRLAAYDVLGREVGVLAEGDTEAGAHEVRWPTAGLAPGVYLVRVVAGAEAQVRRVTVVR